From Diospyros lotus cultivar Yz01 chromosome 4, ASM1463336v1, whole genome shotgun sequence, a single genomic window includes:
- the LOC127798891 gene encoding AAA-ATPase ASD, mitochondrial-like, with amino-acid sequence MMMEGEVFGKLGTAFTGLMIIWAMFQQYFPLRIRDEIEKYAHKLVSLVYPYVKITFHEFTGDRFERSKAYANIERYLGANSTTTAKRLRADMVSDSHSPVLSMDDHEEISDHFRGIKIWWASSKNRPSNQTISLCPNKEERRYYALSFHKKHRETITKLYLKHVMEEGKAIAVKNRVRKLYTNNKSEHWYGYKRSTWSHVMFEHPATFQTLAMDPKKKQAIIDDLLTFQNGKDYYAKIGKAWKRGYLLYGPPGTGKSTMIAAMANLLDYDIYDLELTSVKNNTELRKLLIDTASKSIIVIEDIDCSLDLTGQRQKDKEEKKEEKKEEEDPIRKKMKERDHEKKESEVTLSGLLNFIDGLWSACAGERLVVFTTNFVNKLDPALIRRGRMDKKIELSYCGFEAFKVLAKNYLDIESHHLFPTVCRLLEETDMTPADVAENLMPKSREENAATCLENLIKELEMAKEKARRKAEEEEEEEEEKKRKKEEEEVK; translated from the exons ATGATGATGGAAGGAGAAGTGTTCGGAAAACTAGGCACAGCCTTCACTGGGCTGATGATAATCTGGGCGATGTTCCAGCAATACTTCCCCTTGAGAATTAGAGACGAAATAGAGAAATACGCTCACAAATTGGTGAGCCTGGTTTACCCCTACGTTAAGATCACTTTCCACGAATTTACCGGCGACAGGTTCGAGAGGAGCAAGGCTTACGCCAACATCGAGAGGTATCTGGGCGCCAACTCCACGACGACGGCGAAGCGGCTCCGGGCAGACATGGTGAGCGACTCGCACTCGCCGGTGCTTAGCATGGATGACCATGAGGAGATCTCCGATCACTTCAGAGGCATCAAGATTTGGTGGGCTTCCAGCAAGAATCGTCCCAGCAACCAGACCATCTCCCTCTGTCCCAACAAAGAAGAGAGAag GTATTATGCACTCTCTTTCCACAAGAAGCACCGGGAAACCATCACGAAGCTGTACTTGAAGCATGTAATGGAGGAGGGGAAGGCCATCGCCGTGAAGAACAGGGTGAGGAAGTTGTACACCAACAACAAGAGCGAACACTGGTATGGCTACAAAAGAAGCACATGGAGCCATGTGATGTTCGAGCACCCTGCAACTTTCCAGACTCTGGCTATGGACCCAAAGAAGAAGCAAGCGATCATCGACGATCTTCTCACTTTCCAGAACGGGAAGGATTACTACGCCAAGATTGGCAAGGCATGGAAGAGAGGCTATCTTCTCTATGGCCCTCCAGGGACCGGTAAATCCACCATGATTGCCGCCATGGCCAATCTTCTGGATTACGATATCTATGATCTGGAGTTGACTTCAGTGAAGAATAACACTGAACTGAGGAAGCTGTTGATCGACACGGCAAGCAAGTCCATTATAGTCATCGAGGATATCGATTGCTCGCTCGATCTCACCGGCCAGAGGCAAAAG gataaagaagagaagaaagaagagaagaaggaagaggaggACCCGATTCgaaagaagatgaaagagagagatcatGAGAAGAAAGAGAGCGAGGTAACTCTGTCCGGGCTCTTGAACTTCATCGACGGGTTGTGGTCCGCTTGCGCCGGCGAGAGGCTCGTCGTCTTCACCACGAATTTCGTCAACAAGCTGGATCCGGCGCTGATACGAAGAGGCCGAATGGACAAGAAGATAGAACTTTCGTACTGCGGCTTTGAAGCGTTCAAGGTGCTGGCCAAGAACTACCTGGACATTGAATCCCACCATTTGTTCCCGACGGTTTGCCGCTTGTTGGAGGAAACCGACATGACACCGGCGGATGTTGCAGAGAATTTGATGCCGAAGTCCAGAGAAGAAAATGCCGCGACTTGTCTGGAGAATTTGATCAAAGAGCTGGAGATGGCGAAGGAAAAGGCAAGGAGGaaagctgaagaagaagaagaagaagaagaagagaagaagaggaagaaagaagaagaagaagtgaagtag